The Vairimorpha necatrix chromosome 1, complete sequence genome contains a region encoding:
- a CDS encoding DNA repair SWI5-like protein encodes MSSLLNNWSKDEIIHKDKILYFDILISKSLISNIQNTEYFTLSKPVEIVEYEIYKYFNEKMIDKMNIEDCTVEIKKFIKDLHVYNELKDIGQSLVNKIAERRKTTSKEIIKEMGYDLLI; translated from the coding sequence atgtcAAGTCTCTTAAATAATTGGTCAAAAGATGAAATAATCCACAaagacaaaatattatatttcgatattttaatttctaaatctctaatttctaatatacaaaatactGAATATTTTACTCTAAGTAAACCAGTAGAGATTGTAGAATAtgagatttataaatattttaatgagAAGATGATTGATAAAATGAATATAGAAGATTGCACAGTAGAAATTAAGaagtttataaaagatCTCCATGTTTATAATGAGCTGAAAGATATTGGGCAGTCACTGGTGAACAAAATAGCGGAGAGAAGAAAGACGACATCTAAGGAGATTATTAAAGAGATGGGAtatgatttattaatttga
- a CDS encoding putative SP-containing protein has product MPRKNISRNVMPNTNISRNMRPNYNVNRNMRPNYNVNRNMSPNYNINRNQSINNNPNMNMMPNKSSKYKKSPSPIKNYKSYVGPPVVLNNIPKPQKKPQLNKKKLKRPHFFPYYKQHPRASSAYDLHTDSPIPTEENGDWGFYYNHLPPNPYTYTGSTVPITAVYS; this is encoded by the coding sequence ATGCCAAGGAAAAATATTAGCAGAAATGTAATGCCAAATACTAATATTAGCAGAAATATGCGACCTAATTATAATGTTAACAGAAATATGCGACCTAATTATAATGTTAACAGAAATATGAGTccaaattataatattaacaGAAATCAgagtataaataataatccTAATATGAATATGATGCCTAATAAATCATCAAAATACAAGAAATCGCCTTCACCCATCAAAAACTATAAGAGTTACGTGGGACCACCTGTGGTTTTAAATAACATACCCAAGccacaaaaaaaaccacaattaaataagaaaaagttGAAACGTCCACATTTTTTCCCTTATTATAAACAACATCCGAGAGCATCTTCAGCATACGACTTACATACCGATTCCCCTATACCTACAGAAGAAAATGGAGATTGGGGCTTTTACTATAATCACTTGCCACCAAACCCTTATACTTATACTGGATCCACAGTGCCAATTACTGCAGTATAttcttaa
- a CDS encoding tRNA-intron endonuclease, whose product MESSNLEYKKSILVSHFKSLGFQVQDGIKYGIDFLLYTDNPENVHSKYGVLVENGQSFFDLMSVQRVCNTVKKELIVVVFRNSTIFDIFSVERFLTTQ is encoded by the coding sequence ATGGAAAGTTCAAATTtggaatataaaaaatccaTTTTAGTTTCACATTTCAAATCTTTAGGATTTCAAGTTCAAGATGGTATCAAATACGGCATTGATTTTTTGTTGTACACTGATAATCCAGAAAATGTACATTCAAAATACGGAGTCCTCGTAGAAAACGGTcaatctttttttgatttaatgaGTGTACAACGAGTGTGTAATACTGTCAAAAAAGAGTTGATAGTGGTGGTTTTTAGAAACAGTAcaatttttgatatattttctgTGGAAAGATTTTTAACTACTCAATAG
- a CDS encoding putative SP-containing membrane protein yields the protein MILLLLNYIYCTEEQVSTSSSYLYSVLIFLDLIFLLFVAHSKNKTLKKHTSFILMSHGTVLALKEIFGLGLYLFVAVALFIAIIYYNISSNNVLLRLIYLVNSGLLTGVIFYNISDSRSVSPTFSLQIILILCGFYLLFAVIRVNILVKIHTVVVGYLLCCYFLYGMFNISLLNELKENNVHTGRVSKTFFNLFIILTLSYIEFAF from the coding sequence atgattttattacttTTGAATTACATATACTGCACAGAAGAACAAGTATCGACCTCTAgttcttatttatatagCGTACTTATATTTCtagatttaattttcttattatttgtCGCTCatagtaaaaataagaCTCTTAAGAAACACACATCATTTATTCTTATGTCTCATGGGACAGTCTTGGCATTAAAAGAGATATTTGGATTAGGCTTGTATCTTTTTGTAGCTGTAGCATTATTTATCgctataatttattataatatatctaGTAATAATGTGCTTCTTAGATTAATATACTTAGTAAATAGTGGTTTATTAACTGGcgttatattttacaatatatcTGATAGCAGATCAGTTAGTCCTACGTTTAgtttacaaataatattaattttgtgTGGATTTTATCTTCTATTTGCTGTTATAAGGGTAAACATTCTGGTGAAGATACACACTGTTGTTGTAGGCTATTTACTGTGTTGTTATTTTCTGTATGGAATGTTCAATATAAGTTTATTGAATGaactaaaagaaaataatgtGCATACTGGAAGAGTCAGTAAGACATTTTTCAACTTGTTCATCATCCTGACACTGTCATATATTGAATTCGCATTTTga